Proteins from one Rosa chinensis cultivar Old Blush chromosome 7, RchiOBHm-V2, whole genome shotgun sequence genomic window:
- the LOC112180733 gene encoding ABC transporter A family member 7 → MSATVSQVQASISMPEESSDHGRASFWTRANALLRKNLTFQKRNMKQNVRLVSVPILLCIMLLLIQILVNHELDKPENRCGCDCVDTNGDGECEKVCGLEYSTVDQGFTCPVLHPPEWPPLLQVPNPEFRAVISDVVPYKDLPSESCKRTGSCPVTVLFTGSNHSMGEVLARHMFTSSFTLNSSDNLDSLASNVLGSESMPEFSNFLDPAFYSGLPMYIVQSRCSNNSVFSVPINISSFEIQQEVRCVQGLHVWRNSSSEINNELYKGYRYGNSERKINELLSAYDFSNSNMNNFNVSIWYNSTFKNDTGNSPIALLRLPRSVNLVSNAYLQFLLGSGTNMLLEFVKEMPKPETSLRLDFSSLIGTIFYTWVILQLFPVVLTSLVYEKEQKLRIMMKMHGLGDRPYWMISYIYFLTVSSIYMLCFVIFGSLIGLKFFALNDYSIQFVFYFIYINLQISTAFLVSTMFSNVKTSAVIGYICVFGTGLLGASLFEFFLQTPSFPRGWITVLELYPGFSLYRGLYEFAQYSFNGDYMGTDGMRWRDLSDRENGMKEVWIIMAVEWFVVLFLAYYLDQAASSSGSVKYPLFFFQSGRKKLSSRRMHSLQRQESGLLIQTDKPDVGQEMEKVNKLLLEPDTSHAIICNNLKKVYPGRDGNPDKFAVRGMSLALSRGECFGMLGPNGAGKTSFINMMIGLTKSTSGTAFVQGLDINTQMDEIYTSMGVCPQHDLLWETLTGREHLLFYGRLKNLKGSGLRQAVEESLKSVSLFHGGVADKRAGKYSGGMKRRLSVAISLIGDPKVVYMDEPSTGLDPASRHNLWNVVKRAKQDRAIILTTHSMEEAEVLCDRLGVFVDGSLQCIGNPKELKARYGGSYVFTMTTSSNHEEEVENLVRSLSPNANKIYHLSGTQKFELPKHEVKIADVFQAVENAKSKFTVFAWGLADTTLEDVFIKVALGAQASNILA, encoded by the exons ATGTCTGCTACTGTCTCTCAAGTTCAGGCAAGCATTTCAATGCCGGAGGAGTCATCTGATCATGGCCGTGCCAGCTTCTGGACTCGAGCAAATGCTCTGCTCAGAAAGAACTTAACTTtccaa AAACGGAATATGAAACAGAATGTTCGGCTTGTTTCAGTCCCAATTTTGCTATGTATAATGCTCCTTCTCATCCAAATTTTGGTCAACCATGAACTGGACAAGCCTGAGAATAGGTGTGGCTGTGATTGTGTTGATACTAACGGAGACGGCGAATGTGAGAAAGTTTGTGGATTGGAATACTCAACTGTGGATCAAGGGTTCACTTGTCCCGTTCTTCATCCCCCGGAATGGCCGCCATTGCTTCAAGTGCCGAACCCTGAATTCCGTGCGGTGATATCTGACGTTGTTCCGTACAAAGACTTGCCGAGTGAGTCGTGCAAGAGGACAGGGTCTTGTCCTGTAACCGTATTGTTCACCGGGAGTAATCATTCGATGGGGGAAG TTTTGGCTCGGCATATGTTCACGAGTTCTTTTACATTGAATTCCTCTGATAATCTGGATAGTTTAGCCAGTAATGTCTTA GGCTCAGAATCAATGCCTGAATTTTCCAATTTCCTTGATCCTGCCTTCTATTCGGGTCTTCCGATGTATATTGTGCAAAGCAGATGCTCAAACAACTCTGTCTTTTCTGTTCCCATTAATATATCATCCTTTGAAATACAACAAG AGGTGAGATGTGTTCAAGGTTTGCATGTGTGGCGCAATAGTTCTTCTGAGATAAACAATGAGCTATATAAAGGTTACAGATATGGGAATTCAGAGAGGAAGATTAATGAACTACTTTCAG CTTATGACTTCTCTAACTCAAATATGAACAACTTTAATGTAAGCATATGGTACAATTCAACCTTTAAGAATGACACAGGCAATAGTCCTATTGCTTTGCTGCGGCTTCCACGCTCAGTAAATTTG GTATCCAATGCGTACCTTCAGTTTTTGCTAGGATCTGGTACAAACATGTTGCTTGAGTTTGTCAAAGAAATGCCCAAGCCCGAAACCAGTCTCAGGCTGGACTTTTCTTCTCTTATTGGTACAATCTTCTACACGTGGGTCATTTTACAGCTATTCCCG GTGGTGTTGACGTCACTGGTTTAtgagaaagaacaaaaattgaGAATCATGATGAAAATGCATGGACTTGGTGACAGACCTTATTGGatgatttcatatatatattttcttacaGTATCTTCAATCTACATGCTATGTTTTGTTATATTTGGCTCACTTATAG GATTAAAATTCTTCGCACTGAATGACTACAGCATCCAATTTGTCTTTTACTTCATCTATATCAACCTGCAAATATCAACAGCTTTTCTAGTATCTACTATGTTTTCAAATGTGAAGACTTCTGCAG TCATAGGTTATATATGCGTCTTTGGAACTGGGCTTTTGGGAGCCTCTCTTTTTGAGTTCTTTCTCCAAACTCCGTCATTCCCTA GAGGTTGGATCACTGTTCTAGAGCTATATCCTGGCTTCTCTCTGTATCGCGGGTTATATGAGTTTGCTCAATACTCCTTCAATGGGGATTATATGGGGACTGATGGGATGCGGTGGCGAGATTTGAGTGACAGAGAGAATGGGATGAAAGAGGTCTGGATTATCATGGCTGTTGAGTGGTTTGTGGTGCTTTTTCTTGCATATTACCTAGATCAAGCTGCATCATCATCAGGAAGTGTGAAATatcctttatttttctttcaaagcGGAAGGAAGAAACTGTCATCTCGTAGGATGCATTCTTTGCAAAGGCAGGAATCTGGACTGCTTATTCAGACGGACAAACCTGATGTTGGGCAAGAG ATGGAGAAGGTCAACAAGTTGCTACTGGAACCGGATACAAGTCATGCAATTATTTGCAACAATCTCAAAAAGGTTTATCCCGGAAGAGATGGAAACCCTGACAAATTTGCCGTGAGAGGGATGTCTCTTGCTTTGTCTCGAGGGGAGTGCTTTGGTATGCTTGGCCCTAATGGTGCTGGGAAGACCTCTTTTATTAATATG ATGATTGGTCTGACAAAGTCAACCTCTGGCACGGCTTTTGTTCAAGGTCTGGACATCAACACTCAGATGGATGAAATATATACCAGCATGGGAGTTTGTCCACAGCATGA CCTACTATGGGAAACCCTGACTGGAAGGGAGCATCTACTTTTTTATGGAAGACTTAAGAACCTCAAAGGTTCTGGATTAAGACAA GCAGTGGAAGAATCTTTGAAAAGTGTCAGTCTATTTCATGGTGGGGTTGCAGACAAAAGAGCTGGAAAGTATAGTGGAGGTATGAAGAGAAGGCTTAGCGTCGCAATTTCACTGATAGGTGATCCTAAA GTTGTTTACATGGATGAGCCCAGCACTGGACTTGATCCAGCTTCAAGACATAATCTATGGAATGTTGTGAAGCGGGCAAAACAAGATCGTGCAATCATCCTAAcaa CACATTCCATGGAAGAGGCAGAGGTTCTATGTGATCGTTTAGGAGTTTTTGTAGATGGCAGCTTGCAGTGCATAGGAAACCCAAAAGAG CTGAAAGCCAGATATGGAGGATCTTATGTGTTTACAATGACGACATCTTCAAATCACGAGGAAGAGGTGGAGAACTTAGTGCGGAGTCTCTCCCCAAATGCTAATAAGATATACCATCTCTCTGGAACCCAGAAGTTTGAGTTGCCGAAACATGAAGTCAAAATTGCAGATGTATTCCAAGCCGTGGAGAATGCAAAGAGCAAGTTCACAGTTTTTGCATGGGGTCTAGCTGACACTACCTTGGAGGATGTTTTCATCAAGGTCGCACTTGGGGCTCAAGCCTCCAATATCTTGGCATAA
- the LOC112177072 gene encoding ABC transporter A family member 2: MMELVSGFPLLLQQFTAMFKKNLLLAWRHKVGTLIQLFSSFFFIFLIFCIQKALNANSASSTGFKTIKDPKPLASLPIPPCEKKDFIKKPCYDFVWSGDGSREIQTIVDGIMANNPGRQIPSSKVKGFKSRDEVDKWLADNQKICPGALHFAVRDDKVISYGVQTNSTHVAKRREFEDITMKFQIPLQIAAEREIARVLIGDPKFSWNVAFKEFPHPARKLYSAIESEGPTFFLATAMFGFVFQMTSLITEKELKLREAMTMMGLYDTAYWLSWLTWEGIMTVFSSLFIVLFGMMFQFDFFLKNNFVVLYLLFFLFQLNMIGFSFWLSAFISKASSSTTVGFVIFIIGFITQDVTKYFPYDIRTAKKYQIMWSFFPPNLLAKGLFILADATATSQDDGIRLSNIRKCGPNEPGCVMTISDIYKWLVSSFFLWFVLALYFDNILANASGVKKPLYYFLTPGYWLGTGGVKVKEGKNAIPNDHITPDDADVLEEEHLVKQQSMEGTLDPRIAVQIRGLVKTYPGKKRPFCCCCCCCCKETPPYNAVQGLWVNFAKDQLFCLLGPNGAGKSTTISCLVGITPFTGGDALVYDHSARSSGGMANIRKLIGVCPQFDVLWSALTGQEHLQLFATIKGLPPASIETIAEKSLAELKLTEAAKMRAGSYSGGMKRRLSVAIAFIGDPKLVILDEPTTGIDPITRRHVWDIIQEAKKGRSIVLTTHSMEEADILSDRIGIMAKGRLRCIGTSIRLKSRFGSGFIANVSLRGGADSQSHESVKQFFKYHLDVLHKEETDCYLTFVIPQEKEGRLTNFFAELQDRQHEFGIADIQLGLTTLEEVFLNISRQAELEAAMAEGRLVTLTLTSGKSVEIPVGAEHAWIPETESEEHPKGLMVEVYWDQDESGKLCIAGHSAETPVPLNVDPMSLH; this comes from the exons ATGATGGAATTAGTGAGCGGATTCCCGTTGCTCCTCCAGCAATTCACGGCCATGTTCAAGAAGAATCTCCTCCTCGCGTGGCGTCACAAAGTCGGCACCCTCATCCAGCTCTTCTCttcattctttttcatttttctcatctTCTGCATCCAGAAAGCACTCAACGCTAACTCGGCGTCGTCCACGGGGTTCAAGACCATCAAGGACCCTAAGCCTCTGGCCTCGCTGCCGATCCCGCCCTGCGAGAAGAAGGATTTCATCAAGAAGCCTTGCTATGACTTCGTGTGGAGCGGCGATGGGAGCCGGGAGATCCAGACCATTGTGGACGGCATCATGGCTAACAACCCCGGCCGGCAGATCCCGTCGAGCAAG GTGAAAGGGTttaaatcaagagatgaagTAGACAAATGGCTGGCTGATAATCAAAAGATTTGCCCGGGAGCTTTGCATTTTGCGGTAAGAGATGACAAAGTGATTAGCTATGGCGTGCAGACTAATTCCACTCACGTAGCCAAAAGAAGGGAATTTGAAGATATCACCATGAAATTCCAAATTCCGCTTCAGATTGCCGCGGAGCGTGAGATTGCTAGGGTTCTGATTGGAG ATCCGAAGTTTAGCTGGAATGTTGCTTTCAAGGAATTTCCACACCCTGCAAGGAAGTTGTACTCGGCAATTGAGTCAGAAGGACCAACCTTTTTCCTTGCAACCGCAATGTTTGGTTTTGTATTTCAAATGACATCCTTGATCACAGAGAAAGAACTAAAGCTTCGAGAG GCAATGACGATGATGGGTCTTTATGATACCGCCTACTGGTTATCATGGCTCACATGGGAGGGGATTATGACAGTTTTTTCATCACTTTTCATAGTTCTCTTTGGAATGATGTTTCAGTTTGACTTTTTCCTAAAGAACAATTTTGTAGTCCTATAtctcctcttctttcttttccaacTGAATATG ATTGGTTTTTCCTTCTGGCTCTCGGCCTTCATAAGCAAGGCATCTTCATCCACAACTGTGGGTTTCGTCATATTCATTATTGGCTTTATAACCCAG GACGTGACAAAATACTTTCCTTATGATATTAGGACCGCTAAAAAATATCAAATCATGTGGTCATTCTTCCCACCTAATCTTCTTGCCAAAGGTCTATTCATACTCGCTGATGCAACAGCCACTTCCCAAGATGATGGGATCAGGTTGAGTAATATAAGAAAGTGTGGACCAAATGAGCCAGGATGTGTTATGACAATT AGTGACATTTACAAATGGCTTGTGAGTTCATTCTTCCTCTGGTTTGTATTGGCTCTCTACTTCGATAACATTCTCGCAAATGCATCTGGTGTGAAAAAACCACTTTATTACTTTTTAACGCCCGGCTACTGGTTAGGGACAGGTGGGGTAAAAGTGAAAG AGGGTAAAAATGCAATACCAAATGATCATATTACTCCAGATGATGCGGATGTCCTTGAAGAGGAGCACCTTGTTAAACAACAATCTATGGAAGGCACACTTGATCCAAGAATTGCAGTTCAGATACGTGGCCTTGTAAAGACATATCCTGGGAAGAAAAGACCtttttgttgttgctgctgctgctgctgcaaggAGACTCCACCTTACAATGCTGTCCAG GGATTATGGGTGAACTTTGCAAAGGATCAGTTATTCTGTCTACTTGGACCTAACGGAGCTGGGAAGAGCACAACGATCAGTTGTTTAGTTGGTATCACACCATTTACTGGAGGAGATG CATTGGTTTATGACCATTCTGCCCGAAGCTCTGGTGGTATGGCAAATATTCGAAAACTTATAGGAGTTTGTCCACAG TTTGATGTTCTTTGGAGTGCGTTGACTGGGCAAGAGCACCTCCAACTGTTCGCTACTATTAAAGGCCTACCCCCAGCTTCAATAGAAACG ATTGCTGAGAAGTCATTGGCGGAGTTGAAACTCACTGAGGCAGCTAAAATGAGAGCTGGGAGTTACAGTGGAGGAATGAAACGTCGCCTCAGTGTTGCAATAGCCTTTATTGGTGACCCGAAGTTGGTTATTTTAGATGAACCG ACAACCGGTATAGATCCCATAACAAGAAGGCATGTCTGGGACATCATACAGGAGGCCAAGAAAGGGCGTTCAATTGTCCTAACAACCCATTCAATGGAAGAAGCTGACATTCTAAGTGACCGGATAGGAATCATGGCAAAGGGGAGGCTCCGTTGCATTGGAACTTCAATCAGACTGAAGTCACGGTTTGGGAGTGGTTTTATTGCTAATGTGAGCTTAAGGGGAGGCGCTGATAGCCAAAGTCATGAATCTGTGAAGCAGTTCTTTAAATAC CATTTGGATGTTTTACACAAAGAAGAGACCGACTGCTATCTGACTTTTGTTATTCCTCAGGAAAAAGAGGGACGTTTGACG AATTTTTTTGCTGAGCTTCAAGATAGGCAACATGAATTTGGTATCGCTGACATCCAACTCGGTCTCACAACTCTAGAAGAAGTTTTCTTGAATATATCAAGGCAAGCGGAGCTAGAAGCCGCCATGGCAGAAGGGAGGCTGGTTACTCTCACTTTAACGTCTGGAAAGTCAGTTGAG ATACCCGTAGGAGCCGAGCATGCTTGGATTCCAGAAACAGAATCTGAAGAGCATCCAAAAGGGCTTATGGTAGAAGTTTACTGGGATCAAGATGAGTCTGGTAAACTCTGCATTGCTGGTCACTCAGCCGAAACTCCAGTACCTCTGAATGTTGATCCCATGAGTTTGCATTAG